In one window of Agromyces badenianii DNA:
- a CDS encoding P1 family peptidase produces MRASELGLQFGSLERGRLNAITDVPGVLVGHSTVIEGDGDLHVGRGPVRTGVTVIRPHDGEPFSEPVFGGFHRLNGNGEFTGIHWVEESGLVTGDIALTNTHSVGVVRDTLVDMTATRLGSRGDEWFLPLVGETWDGVLNDIVGQHVTPRHVREAWGYAHSGPVAEGSVGGGTGMICHGFKGGIGTSSRVVAIGGTEYTVGVLLQANHGRRERLTIAGVPVGRLIPDAEVPVPHSAPGQGAGSVIGVIATDAPLLPHQCRRLAQRAGLGIARCGAVGEHSSGDLFLAFSTASRGSIPPDDGHDGRADRLTLDALANRAVGQLFDAVVDATEEAVVNAMLGATTMTGRDGATAHAMPHDRLREIFDTDASPERIPQER; encoded by the coding sequence ATGAGGGCGTCAGAGCTCGGTCTGCAGTTCGGCAGCCTCGAGCGCGGGCGGCTGAACGCGATCACCGACGTACCGGGCGTGCTCGTCGGGCACAGCACCGTGATCGAGGGCGACGGCGACTTGCACGTCGGCCGCGGTCCGGTGCGCACCGGCGTCACCGTGATCCGGCCGCACGACGGCGAGCCCTTCAGCGAGCCGGTCTTCGGCGGCTTCCACCGACTGAACGGCAACGGCGAGTTCACCGGCATCCACTGGGTCGAAGAGTCGGGCCTCGTCACCGGCGACATCGCGCTGACGAACACCCACTCGGTGGGCGTCGTGCGCGACACCCTCGTCGACATGACCGCCACGCGCCTCGGTTCGCGCGGCGACGAGTGGTTCCTGCCGCTCGTCGGCGAGACGTGGGACGGCGTGCTGAACGACATCGTCGGGCAGCACGTCACCCCGCGCCACGTGCGCGAGGCGTGGGGGTACGCCCACAGCGGCCCGGTGGCCGAGGGATCGGTCGGCGGCGGCACCGGCATGATCTGCCACGGATTCAAGGGCGGCATCGGCACGAGTTCGCGGGTCGTCGCCATCGGCGGCACCGAGTACACCGTCGGCGTGCTGCTCCAGGCCAACCACGGCCGCCGTGAGCGCCTCACCATCGCCGGCGTGCCGGTCGGCCGGCTCATCCCCGACGCCGAGGTGCCCGTGCCCCACTCGGCTCCGGGCCAGGGCGCCGGATCGGTGATCGGCGTCATCGCGACCGACGCACCCCTGCTCCCCCACCAGTGCCGTCGCCTCGCGCAACGCGCGGGCCTCGGCATCGCGCGCTGCGGCGCGGTCGGCGAGCACTCGAGCGGCGACCTCTTCCTCGCCTTCTCGACGGCTTCCCGCGGCAGCATTCCGCCCGACGACGGGCACGATGGCCGGGCCGACCGGCTCACGCTCGATGCGCTCGCGAACCGAGCCGTCGGCCAGCTCTTCGACGCCGTCGTCGACGCCACCGAAGAGGCCGTCGTCAACGCCATGCTCGGCGCGACCACGATGACCGGTCGCGACGGTGCGACCGCCCATGCCATGCCCCACGACCGCCTGCGCGAGATCTTCGACACGGATGCCTCACCCGAGCGCATCCCGCAGGAACGCTGA
- a CDS encoding zinc-dependent alcohol dehydrogenase family protein yields the protein MKAVVYSAPTEFEVTDIPDPVPGPGEIRFRVELAGVCGTDLHVHDGTFFAEFPLTPGHEPVGIVDAIGEGVEGFEIGQRIVATGVGGCGECENCRRGKRLLCTSLTALGVTGPGGFAEYMIAPARWCFDASDLDPEQAVLAEPTACAIHGVERLAPRPGSSALVIGAGPTGLILAQLLAHGNAATVTVAAPSAHKLELAARFGADEVVRIGRDGSGYDELRRIAPNGFDIVVDATGAASVTQRALGHVRDGGTLLVYGVTDPSDTVEFSPFDVYRREITITGSFAQIDSFPAALAALRSGRVATEGLISHVFAIEDFEQALSTLRSDPTAHKVVIRP from the coding sequence ATGAAAGCAGTGGTCTACAGCGCCCCGACCGAGTTCGAGGTGACCGACATCCCCGACCCCGTTCCCGGACCCGGGGAGATCCGCTTCCGCGTGGAGCTGGCCGGAGTCTGCGGCACCGACCTGCACGTGCACGACGGCACCTTCTTCGCCGAGTTCCCGCTCACCCCGGGGCACGAGCCCGTCGGTATCGTCGATGCGATCGGCGAAGGGGTCGAGGGCTTCGAGATCGGCCAGCGCATCGTCGCGACCGGCGTCGGCGGCTGCGGTGAGTGCGAGAACTGCCGGCGCGGCAAACGCCTGCTGTGCACCTCGCTCACCGCGCTCGGCGTCACCGGGCCGGGCGGATTCGCCGAGTACATGATCGCCCCGGCGCGCTGGTGCTTCGATGCCTCCGACCTCGACCCCGAACAGGCCGTGCTCGCCGAACCGACGGCGTGCGCGATCCACGGCGTCGAACGGCTCGCGCCGCGGCCCGGTTCGAGCGCCCTCGTGATCGGCGCCGGCCCGACCGGGCTGATCCTCGCCCAGCTCCTCGCGCACGGCAACGCGGCGACCGTCACCGTGGCCGCGCCGTCGGCGCACAAGCTCGAGCTCGCGGCCAGGTTCGGCGCCGACGAGGTCGTGCGCATCGGCCGCGACGGCTCGGGCTACGACGAGCTGCGCAGGATCGCCCCGAACGGCTTCGACATCGTCGTCGACGCGACCGGTGCGGCATCCGTCACCCAGCGTGCGCTCGGCCACGTGCGCGACGGGGGCACGCTGCTCGTCTACGGCGTCACCGACCCCTCGGACACGGTTGAGTTCAGCCCGTTCGACGTGTACCGCCGTGAGATCACGATCACCGGGTCGTTCGCCCAGATCGACTCCTTCCCGGCGGCGCTCGCGGCGCTGCGCTCGGGCCGGGTGGCGACCGAAGGCCTGATCAGCCACGTCTTCGCCATCGAGGACTTCGAGCAGGCGCTCTCGACGCTGCGCTCCGACCCGACGGCGCACAAGGTGGTGATCCGTCCGTGA
- a CDS encoding ribokinase, translating into MSDGPHLVVAGSYGWSTRYVLAAAPGPGETLLADEVQFEHGGKGSNQAVAAARLGASVDFVTAVGHDHPGEAAIALWQGEGVRADPVRPAGLPTMTGTILVERDGENRIVVALGAMLALGATDAHLVGRLVTADSTVVVQNEAPYAFTRAVLERAAAAGARTVYNPAPVSAALDHRDPVWQAVDVLVPNQHEARSLLGDSDLAPDASAEELARELAERTGCRVVLTLGAEGAVFVAGGAVERVPAVPATAVDTTGAGDCFTAALSVALAEGAVMRDAVRFACLAASRAVQQPGVIDGLPRRAELAEEVVGHQREWITEFGRSVIPRLRR; encoded by the coding sequence GTGAGTGACGGGCCGCACCTCGTCGTGGCCGGGAGCTACGGCTGGAGCACGCGGTACGTGCTCGCCGCCGCGCCCGGCCCCGGCGAGACCCTGCTCGCCGACGAGGTGCAGTTCGAGCACGGCGGAAAGGGGTCGAACCAGGCCGTCGCGGCGGCTCGGCTCGGGGCATCCGTCGACTTCGTGACGGCCGTGGGCCACGACCACCCGGGTGAAGCGGCCATCGCGCTCTGGCAGGGCGAGGGCGTGCGGGCCGATCCGGTGCGGCCCGCGGGCCTGCCCACGATGACCGGCACGATACTCGTCGAGCGCGACGGCGAGAACCGCATCGTGGTGGCGCTCGGCGCCATGCTCGCGCTCGGCGCCACCGACGCGCACCTCGTCGGTCGGCTGGTCACCGCGGACTCCACCGTGGTCGTGCAGAACGAGGCGCCCTACGCCTTCACCCGCGCCGTGCTCGAACGCGCCGCCGCGGCGGGTGCGCGCACCGTCTACAACCCGGCACCGGTCAGCGCCGCGCTCGACCACCGCGACCCCGTGTGGCAGGCCGTCGACGTGCTCGTGCCCAATCAGCACGAGGCGCGTTCACTGCTCGGCGATTCCGACCTCGCACCGGATGCCTCGGCTGAGGAGCTCGCCCGCGAGCTCGCCGAGCGCACCGGATGCCGCGTAGTGCTCACCCTCGGAGCTGAGGGAGCGGTCTTCGTGGCGGGCGGGGCGGTCGAACGCGTGCCCGCCGTGCCGGCGACGGCCGTCGACACGACGGGCGCCGGCGACTGCTTCACCGCGGCGCTCTCCGTCGCGCTCGCCGAGGGCGCCGTCATGCGCGATGCGGTGCGGTTCGCGTGCCTCGCCGCGTCGCGAGCCGTGCAGCAGCCCGGCGTGATCGACGGGCTGCCCCGCCGTGCCGAGCTGGCCGAGGAAGTCGTGGGGCACCAGCGCGAGTGGATCACGGAGTTCGGTCGCAGCGTCATCCCGCGGTTGCGACGTTGA
- a CDS encoding LacI family DNA-binding transcriptional regulator, giving the protein MAKSQRPTIVDVAKAAGVSVSTASNALTGVRRVNADTRAKVRRIADELGYEPNLVARSLASKRSGMIGIIVPDVTDLFLTELVRGVERAVAEECLSLLIGDSGNDAGREEHYLRAFEDRRVDGLLLIPTAGTKLARLNTLADAVPTVVVDREVYGWTGDFVSCDHRRGGEMMVDHLVSLGHTRIAQLAGDQELSSARARHAAVRARMAEHGLAVVTEGFSSFTIEDAVDQAERIINRASTFSALCAGDDLLALAALAEAHRKGIALPDDLSIVGFDDISYSGISWPPLTTVRQPVDRIAIEATRLLLERNVGPGRHVLLQPELIVRESTKATG; this is encoded by the coding sequence ATGGCGAAGTCGCAGCGACCGACGATCGTCGACGTGGCGAAGGCTGCAGGCGTGTCGGTCTCCACGGCCTCCAATGCGCTGACGGGCGTGCGCCGGGTCAATGCCGATACGCGGGCCAAGGTGCGTCGCATCGCCGACGAGCTCGGCTACGAACCGAACCTCGTGGCCCGCTCGCTCGCGAGCAAGCGCTCGGGCATGATCGGCATCATCGTGCCCGACGTCACCGACCTGTTCCTCACCGAACTCGTGCGGGGCGTCGAGCGCGCGGTCGCCGAAGAGTGCCTCTCGCTCCTGATCGGCGACAGCGGCAACGATGCCGGCCGCGAAGAGCACTACCTGCGCGCGTTCGAGGATCGCCGCGTCGACGGACTCCTGCTGATTCCCACCGCGGGCACGAAGCTCGCCCGGCTCAACACGCTCGCCGACGCCGTGCCGACCGTGGTCGTCGATCGCGAGGTCTACGGCTGGACGGGCGACTTCGTCAGCTGCGACCACCGGCGCGGCGGCGAGATGATGGTCGACCACCTCGTCTCCCTCGGCCACACCCGCATCGCCCAGCTCGCGGGCGACCAGGAGCTCTCGAGCGCCCGCGCCCGCCACGCCGCCGTGCGCGCCCGCATGGCCGAACACGGACTCGCCGTCGTGACCGAGGGCTTCAGCAGCTTCACGATCGAAGACGCCGTCGACCAGGCCGAGCGCATCATCAACCGCGCGTCGACCTTCTCCGCTCTGTGCGCCGGTGACGACCTGCTCGCCCTGGCCGCTCTCGCCGAAGCGCATCGCAAGGGCATCGCACTGCCCGACGACCTCAGCATCGTCGGCTTCGACGACATCTCGTACTCGGGCATCTCGTGGCCGCCGCTCACCACCGTGCGCCAGCCGGTCGACCGCATCGCGATCGAGGCGACGCGTCTGCTGCTCGAGCGCAACGTCGGCCCGGGCCGGCACGTGCTGCTGCAGCCCGAGCTCATCGTGCGCGAATCGACGAAGGCGACCGGCTGA
- a CDS encoding amidohydrolase family protein: MLDLAIRNGHAVTPETEGPIDIGVRDGRIVELAAAGTLGPARTDIDATGLLVLPGGVEAHAHILEPAHRGWTKGEEVWLQGPEGASRAAAFGGTTTVASFAFLGVHDLNSDDPVEAVARRRELFEGKSYVDFTFHPGIVGNPSAKLLENVGRAVEAGIPTFKAFTTCVTTAQEGVKMDDGPLLELMEVLSASGGMLLVHAESDELVTHMEAKLKHDHHDEWYNLHLVHSSLSEELAFHKVCRLAREHGTAVYFVHVTGESGAQVIAAARAGGQPIYGEVLHNYLCFTAEDYKQPDGGKIQTYPALKEDRDRDALWNGLIDGSLTTVATDEYTTDYATKVGGKTIETACGGHAGIETRGIITYTEGVATGRMSLRQFVDVFSTRPAKVLGLYPRKGAIAIGSDADFAIWDPSVERTITIDDLHHDGDYSIWEGWDARGWPLTTIVRGEVVVDRGQLAGSPEHGEWLTRRLTAEVLQGPGA, from the coding sequence ATGCTTGACCTCGCCATCCGCAACGGCCATGCCGTCACCCCCGAGACCGAAGGGCCGATCGACATCGGCGTGCGCGACGGCCGGATCGTCGAGCTCGCCGCCGCGGGCACCCTCGGCCCCGCCCGCACCGACATCGACGCCACCGGCCTGCTCGTGCTGCCCGGCGGGGTCGAGGCGCACGCCCACATCCTCGAACCCGCCCACCGTGGCTGGACCAAGGGCGAGGAGGTGTGGCTGCAGGGTCCCGAGGGCGCCAGCCGCGCCGCGGCCTTCGGCGGCACCACGACCGTCGCCTCCTTCGCCTTCCTCGGCGTGCACGACCTGAACAGCGACGACCCCGTCGAAGCCGTGGCCCGCCGCCGCGAGCTCTTCGAGGGCAAGTCCTACGTCGACTTCACCTTCCACCCCGGCATCGTCGGCAATCCGTCGGCGAAGCTGCTCGAGAACGTCGGGCGCGCCGTCGAGGCCGGCATCCCCACCTTCAAGGCCTTCACCACCTGCGTGACCACCGCGCAGGAAGGCGTGAAGATGGACGACGGGCCGCTGCTCGAACTCATGGAGGTGCTGAGCGCCTCGGGCGGCATGCTGCTCGTGCACGCCGAGTCCGACGAGCTGGTGACCCACATGGAGGCCAAGCTCAAGCACGACCACCACGACGAGTGGTACAACCTCCACCTCGTGCACTCCTCGCTCTCGGAGGAGCTCGCCTTCCACAAGGTCTGCCGCCTCGCCCGCGAGCACGGCACGGCCGTCTACTTCGTGCACGTCACCGGCGAGAGCGGCGCGCAGGTCATCGCCGCCGCTCGTGCGGGCGGCCAGCCGATCTACGGCGAGGTGCTGCACAACTACCTCTGCTTCACGGCCGAGGACTACAAGCAGCCAGACGGGGGCAAAATCCAGACCTACCCCGCGCTCAAAGAGGACCGCGACCGCGACGCGCTCTGGAACGGCCTGATCGACGGATCGCTGACGACCGTCGCGACCGACGAGTACACCACCGACTACGCCACGAAGGTGGGCGGCAAGACGATCGAGACCGCCTGCGGCGGGCACGCGGGCATCGAGACGCGCGGCATCATCACCTACACCGAGGGGGTCGCGACCGGGCGCATGTCGTTGCGGCAGTTCGTCGACGTCTTCTCGACGAGGCCGGCGAAGGTGCTCGGCTTGTACCCGAGGAAGGGTGCGATCGCGATCGGCTCCGACGCCGACTTCGCGATCTGGGACCCGTCGGTCGAGCGCACGATCACGATCGACGACCTGCACCACGACGGCGACTACAGCATCTGGGAGGGCTGGGACGCCCGCGGATGGCCGCTCACCACGATCGTGCGCGGCGAGGTCGTCGTCGACCGCGGTCAGCTCGCCGGCTCGCCCGAGCACGGTGAATGGCTGACCCGGAGGCTGACAGCCGAGGTCCTCCAGGGCCCCGGTGCCTGA
- the rbsD gene encoding D-ribose pyranase: MQRGSALLNQQLSAAVTGLRFGEIIVIADAGLPVPAGVATLDLALTNGIPSVDAVVRVLKEELVIEEVIIAAEMRKVNPTVSATVDEVFTGTRVRELPHDDIEELLPTARLIVQTGETTPYGNVLLVGGLDFFALGMADGD, encoded by the coding sequence ATGCAGCGTGGCAGTGCCCTTCTCAACCAGCAGCTGAGTGCCGCCGTCACCGGCCTGCGCTTCGGTGAGATCATCGTCATCGCCGACGCCGGATTGCCCGTGCCCGCCGGCGTGGCCACCCTCGACCTGGCCCTCACGAACGGCATCCCCTCGGTCGACGCCGTCGTGCGCGTGCTCAAGGAGGAGCTCGTCATCGAAGAGGTGATCATCGCGGCCGAGATGCGCAAGGTCAACCCCACCGTGAGCGCCACGGTCGACGAGGTGTTCACCGGCACGCGCGTGCGCGAACTGCCGCACGACGACATCGAGGAGCTGCTGCCGACCGCCCGGCTCATCGTGCAGACGGGTGAGACGACGCCGTACGGCAACGTGCTCCTGGTCGGCGGGCTCGACTTCTTCGCACTCGGCATGGCCGACGGCGACTGA
- a CDS encoding LLM class flavin-dependent oxidoreductase, with product MDLKFGFSMNPSDLSEVRDVGRAAERAGYDRVGVWDSPALFHDPWVTLASLAEHTERIRIGTWVTNPLTRHPVVTASAAAALDELAPGRVVLGIGTGDSGVYNLARTAAPLEALREYVEAVRSLLTDGVATWQGGTLRMRPAANPVPIWVSAHGARSIRMAGRIGDGVIFGLGVSPEVVTECRAMLARGADEAGRDAAELEQWYTAPWYVDTDRVKAREGALWHVASLAHHIARSGVVGKFIPEQMVEGVLELGNAYDLMSHGDPSESLRAEYRALARSSGVADYLIDRFTISGTPEECAGRVLAAAEAGAERHDCANDSPPGSLGDRPDAWANAVMPLLTPHIERTLHA from the coding sequence GTGGACCTGAAATTCGGATTCAGCATGAACCCCAGCGACCTCAGCGAGGTGCGCGACGTCGGTCGCGCCGCCGAGCGCGCCGGGTACGACCGTGTCGGAGTGTGGGACTCGCCCGCGCTCTTCCATGACCCCTGGGTCACCCTCGCCTCGCTCGCCGAGCACACCGAGCGGATCCGCATCGGCACGTGGGTCACCAACCCGCTCACGCGCCATCCGGTCGTGACGGCGAGTGCCGCGGCCGCGCTCGACGAGCTCGCGCCCGGCCGAGTCGTGCTCGGCATCGGCACCGGCGACAGCGGCGTGTACAACCTCGCGCGCACGGCGGCCCCGCTCGAGGCGCTGCGGGAGTACGTCGAGGCGGTGCGGAGCCTGCTCACCGACGGCGTCGCCACGTGGCAGGGCGGCACACTCCGCATGCGCCCGGCGGCCAACCCGGTTCCGATCTGGGTCTCGGCGCACGGCGCACGATCCATCCGCATGGCGGGGCGCATCGGCGACGGGGTCATCTTCGGCCTCGGCGTCAGCCCCGAGGTGGTCACCGAGTGCCGAGCCATGCTCGCACGCGGCGCCGACGAGGCCGGACGCGATGCCGCAGAGCTCGAGCAGTGGTACACCGCGCCGTGGTACGTCGACACGGATCGCGTGAAGGCCCGCGAGGGCGCCCTGTGGCACGTCGCGAGCCTCGCCCACCACATCGCCCGCAGCGGCGTCGTCGGCAAGTTCATCCCCGAGCAGATGGTCGAGGGCGTGCTCGAACTCGGCAACGCCTACGACCTCATGTCGCACGGCGACCCCTCCGAGTCGCTGCGCGCCGAGTACCGGGCGCTCGCCCGCTCGTCGGGCGTCGCCGACTACCTCATCGACCGGTTCACCATCTCGGGCACCCCCGAGGAATGCGCCGGCCGAGTGCTCGCCGCCGCCGAAGCCGGCGCCGAGCGCCACGACTGCGCGAACGACTCACCCCCCGGCTCGCTCGGCGACCGGCCCGACGCCTGGGCCAACGCCGTCATGCCGCTGCTCACCCCCCACATCGAGAGGACCCTCCATGCTTGA
- a CDS encoding GntR family transcriptional regulator, whose product MVSGQLGAGERLPTMRQTASDLGVAPGTAAKAYKMLERDRLVVTRTAAGTRVASSAAVLPRSVVRRIRDLVAEAEAASADTDDVIDVLRVIWQAEVGTPAPPHTGENRHRMRVLRELDIVFQVRVERTASSASAEEKPSS is encoded by the coding sequence ATCGTCTCAGGCCAGCTCGGCGCCGGCGAACGATTGCCGACCATGCGACAGACCGCAAGTGACCTCGGAGTTGCGCCCGGCACCGCGGCGAAGGCATACAAGATGCTCGAGCGAGACAGGCTCGTCGTCACCCGCACTGCAGCGGGCACCCGTGTGGCGAGTTCGGCAGCGGTCCTCCCTCGGTCGGTGGTCCGGCGCATTCGCGATCTCGTCGCGGAGGCAGAGGCGGCCAGCGCTGACACTGACGATGTGATCGATGTGCTGCGCGTCATCTGGCAAGCCGAGGTCGGTACACCGGCACCGCCCCACACCGGCGAGAACCGTCACCGAATGCGTGTCCTGCGTGAACTCGACATCGTGTTTCAAGTGCGGGTGGAACGCACCGCCTCTTCGGCGTCAGCCGAAGAGAAGCCTTCGTCTTGA
- a CDS encoding alpha/beta hydrolase encodes MVERRVHGVPPSDEFLRLRRTLEVPTPTPTPMPSPPTQLGDERWSFRVWAARLPVAREVVVEPTTEMPEPGSEWIRPTRPASRRDVILYLHGGGFRVGSPATARSITSHLAVASGLEIASAAYPLAPEATMDEMVASVTRSYRALRTLRPDARVVLAGDSAGGYLALALLDQLALQGEPRPAAVVLFCPLTTLDARADERREVRDPMLSEAMLTSVRRDVRRPRRPRQARPGAPALLPPWPGRAVPRRTAATVGAASLSGVPLLVQYGGHELLASSIEAFAEQAPDHAPVVVEEWRHAFHVWQLFAGLLPESDAAIASASAFLRDALG; translated from the coding sequence ATGGTCGAGCGACGAGTTCACGGCGTGCCGCCGAGCGACGAGTTCCTGCGGCTGCGGCGCACCCTCGAGGTGCCGACGCCCACGCCGACGCCCATGCCTTCGCCCCCGACGCAGTTGGGCGACGAGCGCTGGTCGTTCCGAGTGTGGGCGGCCCGGCTGCCGGTCGCGCGCGAGGTCGTCGTCGAGCCGACGACCGAGATGCCGGAGCCCGGGTCGGAGTGGATCCGCCCGACACGGCCGGCATCGCGCCGGGACGTGATCCTCTACCTGCACGGCGGTGGCTTCCGCGTGGGTTCGCCTGCGACCGCGCGCTCGATCACCAGTCACCTCGCGGTCGCGAGCGGCCTCGAAATCGCGAGCGCCGCCTATCCGCTCGCCCCCGAGGCCACGATGGACGAGATGGTCGCGAGCGTGACCCGCAGCTACCGCGCACTTCGCACCCTGCGACCCGACGCGCGCGTCGTGCTCGCGGGCGATTCGGCCGGCGGATACCTCGCGCTCGCGCTGCTCGACCAGCTCGCCCTGCAGGGTGAGCCGAGGCCGGCGGCCGTCGTGCTGTTCTGCCCGCTGACGACGCTCGACGCGCGCGCCGACGAACGCCGCGAGGTGCGCGACCCCATGCTGAGCGAGGCGATGCTGACGTCGGTGCGCCGCGATGTGCGCCGGCCCCGTCGCCCCCGTCAGGCCCGGCCCGGCGCGCCTGCATTGCTGCCGCCCTGGCCTGGGCGGGCGGTGCCGCGGAGGACGGCGGCGACCGTCGGCGCCGCCTCACTCTCGGGCGTGCCGCTGCTCGTGCAGTACGGCGGTCACGAGCTGCTCGCCTCGTCGATCGAGGCCTTCGCCGAGCAGGCCCCCGACCACGCCCCGGTGGTGGTCGAGGAGTGGCGCCACGCGTTCCACGTCTGGCAGTTGTTCGCCGGGCTGCTGCCCGAGTCGGATGCGGCGATCGCCTCGGCGTCAGCGTTCCTGCGGGATGCGCTCGGGTGA
- the arr gene encoding NAD(+)--rifampin ADP-ribosyltransferase, with translation MSSAYTVAVSQTLDEGPFFHGTKAHLRDGDFLTAGFRSNYRPEVVMNHIYFTALLDGAGLAAELAAGDGAPRVYAVEPTGPFEDDPNVTDKRFPGNPTRSYRSSAPLKVVGEITDWTRQTPEALQAWRERLAALRADERGEIIN, from the coding sequence ATGTCGTCTGCTTACACTGTCGCAGTGAGCCAAACGCTGGACGAGGGGCCGTTCTTCCACGGCACGAAAGCCCATCTCCGAGACGGTGATTTCCTGACGGCCGGCTTCCGGTCGAACTATCGTCCCGAAGTCGTGATGAATCACATCTATTTCACCGCTCTCCTCGACGGTGCCGGACTCGCTGCGGAACTCGCGGCCGGTGACGGTGCCCCGCGCGTCTACGCCGTCGAGCCGACCGGGCCGTTCGAGGACGACCCGAACGTGACCGACAAGAGGTTCCCCGGCAACCCCACCCGCTCGTACCGCAGCAGTGCCCCGCTCAAGGTCGTTGGCGAGATCACCGATTGGACGCGTCAGACTCCCGAGGCGCTGCAGGCGTGGAGAGAACGGCTGGCAGCGCTCCGCGCCGACGAGCGAGGCGAGATCATCAACTAA
- a CDS encoding carbohydrate kinase family protein, protein MSAPIVISGPAAWNRIVYLEHLPEPVPHMQFALDDYETVGGTSAGKALGLASLGRPVLLHTLIAGDDEGRRVRGALEASGVGLASLPAARTESHLNLMTRQGERVSLYLSAPADPGTPPSADLAQAMADAPAIVLDLSERSRGLIDAARRAGSPIWTDIHDYDGSAEFHRPFIEAADWIFMNADRIGADPKPFMEECVRGGASVVVCTLGARGAIAIDRDADPDRRLRLTEVASVPVDVLDTNGAGDAFMAGVLDAHLAGASLVDALGAGARHAATVLTTRHLHPVLDRVLDGPAQPA, encoded by the coding sequence ATGAGCGCACCCATCGTCATCTCGGGCCCGGCGGCCTGGAATCGCATCGTCTACCTCGAGCACCTGCCCGAGCCCGTGCCGCACATGCAGTTCGCGCTCGACGATTACGAGACCGTCGGCGGCACCTCGGCCGGCAAGGCGCTCGGTCTCGCGAGCCTCGGCCGGCCCGTGCTGCTGCACACGCTCATCGCCGGTGATGACGAGGGGCGCCGCGTGCGAGGCGCGCTCGAGGCATCCGGTGTCGGGCTCGCGAGCCTGCCGGCCGCGCGCACCGAGAGCCATCTGAACCTCATGACGCGGCAGGGCGAGCGGGTCTCGCTCTACCTCAGCGCGCCCGCCGACCCAGGCACGCCGCCGTCGGCCGACCTGGCGCAGGCGATGGCGGATGCCCCGGCGATCGTGCTCGACCTCTCGGAGCGTTCCCGCGGGCTCATCGACGCGGCGCGCAGGGCCGGGTCGCCGATCTGGACCGACATCCACGACTACGACGGCAGCGCCGAGTTCCACCGGCCGTTCATCGAGGCGGCCGACTGGATCTTCATGAACGCCGACCGCATCGGCGCAGACCCCAAGCCGTTCATGGAGGAGTGCGTGCGGGGCGGGGCATCCGTCGTCGTCTGCACCCTCGGTGCGCGGGGCGCGATCGCGATCGATCGCGACGCCGACCCCGACCGCCGGCTGCGGCTGACCGAGGTCGCCTCCGTTCCCGTCGACGTGCTCGACACCAACGGGGCCGGCGACGCGTTCATGGCCGGCGTGCTCGACGCGCACCTGGCCGGCGCCTCGCTCGTCGACGCGCTCGGCGCCGGGGCGCGGCACGCGGCAACGGTGCTGACGACCCGGCACCTGCACCCGGTGCTCGACCGGGTGCTGGACGGCCCGGCCCAGCCGGCCTGA